A region from the Aegilops tauschii subsp. strangulata cultivar AL8/78 chromosome 5, Aet v6.0, whole genome shotgun sequence genome encodes:
- the LOC109749098 gene encoding chaperone protein ClpD1, chloroplastic isoform X2, with protein MEVCCCSTSSSLLAGGRFAAPAPAAAYARHRGAAAGGGIRRAAVLALARPPRPATASRPARRGVTRAVFERFTERAVKAVVHSQKEARGLGEGAVAPRHLLLGLVAEDRSAGGFLSSGITVERAREECRGLIGAAAAQKAGGLDTDVPFDGGCRRVFEVAVELSRNMGCSFISPEHLAIALFTLDDPTTNNLLRSLGADPSQLASVAVTRLHEELAKDGRDLAGASSLKVPEKAPAGAGAGRSAFSKSLSKKKDKGALDQFCLDLTTQASGGFIDPIIGREEEIERVVQIICRRTKNNPILLGEAGVGKTAIAEGLALRIANGDVPIFLVAKRIMSLDIGLLIAGAKERGELESRITSLIREVREAGDVILFIDEVHNLVGSGTAGKGKGAGLDISNLLKPPLARGELQCIAATTLDEHRMHFEKDKALNRRFQPVFVDEPSQEDAVKILLGLRENYETYHKCKFTLEAINAAVYLSARYIPDRQLPDKAIDLIDEAGSRARIESYQKKKEGQSSVLLKEPDEYWQEIKAVQAMHEVVLSNKMKYSPNENKQQNASVNTEGPHQDKAESTIEEPIVVGTEEIARVASLWSGIPVQQLTADDKKILVGLDDELRKRVIGQDDAVAAISRAVKRSRVGLSDPDRPIATMLFCGPTGVGKTELTKALAASYFGSESAMLRLDMSEYMERHTVSKLIGSPPGYIGYGETGTLTEAVRRKPFTVVLLDEIEKAHPDIFNILLQIFEDGHLADSQGRRVSFKNTLIVMTSNVGSTSISNGRRSMGFSTDDTESSRYVAVKSLVMEELKGFFRPELLNRIDETVVFRPLEQTQMLAILDILLEELKGKLLAVGIGLEVSDAMKELICREGYDKNYGARPLRRAITQLMEDVISEAILFGEYKPGDTILVDTDSKGKPCLSRLNQPPTVQVSDSTRTF; from the exons ATGGAGGTGTGCTGCTGCTCCACCTCGTCCTCCCTCCTCGCCGGGGGCCGCTTcgccgcgccggcgccggcggccgcgTACGCGCGGcaccggggcgcggcggcgggaggagggaTCCGCAGGGCGGCCGTGCTGGCGCTGGCGCGCCCGCCGCGCCCGGCCACGGCCTCGCGGCCCGCGCGCCGCGGGGTGACCCGGGCCGTCTTCGAGCGCTTCACGGAGCGGGCCGTCAAGGCGGTGGTGCACTCCCAGAAGGAGGCCCGGGGGCTCGGGGAGGGCGCCGTGGCGCCGCGCCACCtgctgctcggcctcgtcgcCGAGGACCGCTCCGCCGGGGGCTTCCTCTCCTCCGGGATCACCGTCGAGCGCGCGCGCGAGGAGTGCCGGGGCCTcatcggcgccgccgccgcccagaaGGCGGGCGGGCTCGACACCGACGTGCCCTTCGACGGGGGCTGCAGGCGCGTCTTCGAGGTCGCCGTCGAGCTGTCCAGGAACATGGGCTGCAGCTTCATCTCCCCCGAGCACCTCGCCATCGCGCTCTTCACGCTCGACGATCCCACCACCAACAATCTCCTCAGAAG CTTGGGAGCGGATCCGAGTCAGCTAGCGTCAGTTGCAGTCACCCGACTCCATGAAGAGCTTGCAAAAGATGGCAGAGATCTCGCAGGAGCATCTTCTCTCAAAGTGCCCGAGAAAGCACCCGCTGGAGCTGGAGCTGGAAGATCTGCCTTCAGCAAATCCTTGAGTAAAAAGAAAG ATAAAGGTGCGTTGGATCAGTTTTGTCTAGATTTGACCACACAAGCCAGTGGAGGGTTTATTGACCCTATTATTGGCCGTGAGGAGGAGATTGAAAGGGTGGTTCAGATAATATGCCGGCGAACAAAGAACAATCCCATCCTTTTGGGTGAGGCTGGTGTTGGTAAAACCGCGATCGCCGAAGGTTTGGCTCTTCGGATTGCAAATGGAGATGTCCCCATTTTCCTCGTG GCAAAGCGTATAATGTCACTAGACATTGGCCTGCTTATTGCTGGCGCAAAAGAGAGGGGCGAACTGGAGTCCAGGATCACTAGTTTAATTCGTGAAGTCCGTGAAGCAG GTGATGTTATTCTTTTCATCGATGAGGTTCACAATCTTGTTGGATCTGGAACTGCTGGAAAGGGTAAGGGTGCTGGCCTTGATATTAGCAATCTACTGAAGCCCCCGCTTGCCAGAGGTGAACTGCAG TGCATTGCAGCTACAACTTTAGATGAGCACCGGATGCATTTTGAGAAGGATAAGGCTTTGAACCGCAGGTTCCAGCCAGTATTTGTAGATGAGCCTAGCCAG GAAGATGCTGTGAAAATATTACTTGGTCTCCGTGAGAATTATGAAACTTATCATAAATGCAAATTCACTCTAGAAGCCATCAATGCAGCAGTTTATTTGTCAGCAAGATATATCCCAGACAGACAGCTTCCTGATAAGGCTATTGATCTTATTGACGAAGCTGGCAGTAGAGCTCGAATTGAATCATATCAAAAGAAGAAGGAGGGACAGTCTTCCGTTCTCTTAAAGGAGCCGGATGAATACTGGCAGGAGATAAAAGCTGTCCAGGCCATGCATGAAGTG GTGTTATCTAACAAGATGAAATATTCTCCGAATGAGAATAAGCAACAGAATGCGAGTGTTAACACTGAAGGGCCACATCAGGATAAGGCTGAGTCAACAATTGAGGA GCCTATTGTAGTTGGAACAGAAGAAATTGCAAGAGTCGCCTCATTATGGTCGGGTATTCCAGTCCAGCAGCTGACTGCTGATGATAAAAAGATCTTAGTAGGACTGGATGATGAGCTTAGAAAGCGTGTTATTGGTCAAGATGACGCTGTTGCGGCGATATCGCGGGCAGTGAAGAGATCACGTGTAGGCCTCAGTGACCCTGACAGACCTATAGCTACGATGCTCTTTTGTGGTCCTACAGGGGTTGGTAAAACCGAGCTTACCAAAGCTCTTGCGGCGAGCTACTTTGGATCG GAATCTGCTATGCTTAGACtagacatgagtgaatacatGGAGAGGCACACAGTGAGCAAACTGATAGGCTCTCCTCCAGGGTACATTGGATATGGTGAAACTGGTACTTTGACAGAAGCAGTCAGGAGAAAACCATTCACCGTGGTACTGCTTGATGAGATAGAGAAAGCTCACCCTGATATTTTCAATATCCTTCTCCAAATTTTTGAAGACGGTCATCTGGCAGACTCACAG GGTCGCAGAGTTTCGTTCAAGAATACATTGATTGTCATGACATCAAACGTTGGTTCTACATCAATTTCAAACGGACGACGGAGCATGGGTTTCTCAACAGATGACACCGAATCAAGCCGATATGTCGCGGTGAAATCCCTCGTGATGGAAGAGCTGAAGGGATTCTTCCGTCCAGAATTGCTCAACAGAATCGATGAGACGGTTGTGTTCCGTCCTCTGGAACAGACTCAG ATGCTAGCAATTCTCGATATCCTCCTAGAGGAACTGAAGGGTAAGCTCTTGGCCGTCGGGATCGGCCTGGAGGTCTCCGACGCGATGAAGGAGCTGATCTGCCGAGAAGGCTACGACAAGAACTACGGCGCGCGGCCGCTGAGGAGAGCCATCACCCAACTGATGGAGGATGTCATCAGCGAAGCGATTCTTTTCGGCGAGTACAAGCCTGGCGACACGATACTGGTGGACACCGACAGCAAGGGGAAG
- the LOC109749098 gene encoding chaperone protein ClpD1, chloroplastic isoform X1, translating into MEVCCCSTSSSLLAGGRFAAPAPAAAYARHRGAAAGGGIRRAAVLALARPPRPATASRPARRGVTRAVFERFTERAVKAVVHSQKEARGLGEGAVAPRHLLLGLVAEDRSAGGFLSSGITVERAREECRGLIGAAAAQKAGGLDTDVPFDGGCRRVFEVAVELSRNMGCSFISPEHLAIALFTLDDPTTNNLLRSLGADPSQLASVAVTRLHEELAKDGRDLAGASSLKVPEKAPAGAGAGRSAFSKSLSKKKDKGALDQFCLDLTTQASGGFIDPIIGREEEIERVVQIICRRTKNNPILLGEAGVGKTAIAEGLALRIANGDVPIFLVAKRIMSLDIGLLIAGAKERGELESRITSLIREVREAGDVILFIDEVHNLVGSGTAGKGKGAGLDISNLLKPPLARGELQCIAATTLDEHRMHFEKDKALNRRFQPVFVDEPSQVKIFSFGSLVCICLFLNHPYNIMQEDAVKILLGLRENYETYHKCKFTLEAINAAVYLSARYIPDRQLPDKAIDLIDEAGSRARIESYQKKKEGQSSVLLKEPDEYWQEIKAVQAMHEVVLSNKMKYSPNENKQQNASVNTEGPHQDKAESTIEEPIVVGTEEIARVASLWSGIPVQQLTADDKKILVGLDDELRKRVIGQDDAVAAISRAVKRSRVGLSDPDRPIATMLFCGPTGVGKTELTKALAASYFGSESAMLRLDMSEYMERHTVSKLIGSPPGYIGYGETGTLTEAVRRKPFTVVLLDEIEKAHPDIFNILLQIFEDGHLADSQGRRVSFKNTLIVMTSNVGSTSISNGRRSMGFSTDDTESSRYVAVKSLVMEELKGFFRPELLNRIDETVVFRPLEQTQMLAILDILLEELKGKLLAVGIGLEVSDAMKELICREGYDKNYGARPLRRAITQLMEDVISEAILFGEYKPGDTILVDTDSKGKPCLSRLNQPPTVQVSDSTRTF; encoded by the exons ATGGAGGTGTGCTGCTGCTCCACCTCGTCCTCCCTCCTCGCCGGGGGCCGCTTcgccgcgccggcgccggcggccgcgTACGCGCGGcaccggggcgcggcggcgggaggagggaTCCGCAGGGCGGCCGTGCTGGCGCTGGCGCGCCCGCCGCGCCCGGCCACGGCCTCGCGGCCCGCGCGCCGCGGGGTGACCCGGGCCGTCTTCGAGCGCTTCACGGAGCGGGCCGTCAAGGCGGTGGTGCACTCCCAGAAGGAGGCCCGGGGGCTCGGGGAGGGCGCCGTGGCGCCGCGCCACCtgctgctcggcctcgtcgcCGAGGACCGCTCCGCCGGGGGCTTCCTCTCCTCCGGGATCACCGTCGAGCGCGCGCGCGAGGAGTGCCGGGGCCTcatcggcgccgccgccgcccagaaGGCGGGCGGGCTCGACACCGACGTGCCCTTCGACGGGGGCTGCAGGCGCGTCTTCGAGGTCGCCGTCGAGCTGTCCAGGAACATGGGCTGCAGCTTCATCTCCCCCGAGCACCTCGCCATCGCGCTCTTCACGCTCGACGATCCCACCACCAACAATCTCCTCAGAAG CTTGGGAGCGGATCCGAGTCAGCTAGCGTCAGTTGCAGTCACCCGACTCCATGAAGAGCTTGCAAAAGATGGCAGAGATCTCGCAGGAGCATCTTCTCTCAAAGTGCCCGAGAAAGCACCCGCTGGAGCTGGAGCTGGAAGATCTGCCTTCAGCAAATCCTTGAGTAAAAAGAAAG ATAAAGGTGCGTTGGATCAGTTTTGTCTAGATTTGACCACACAAGCCAGTGGAGGGTTTATTGACCCTATTATTGGCCGTGAGGAGGAGATTGAAAGGGTGGTTCAGATAATATGCCGGCGAACAAAGAACAATCCCATCCTTTTGGGTGAGGCTGGTGTTGGTAAAACCGCGATCGCCGAAGGTTTGGCTCTTCGGATTGCAAATGGAGATGTCCCCATTTTCCTCGTG GCAAAGCGTATAATGTCACTAGACATTGGCCTGCTTATTGCTGGCGCAAAAGAGAGGGGCGAACTGGAGTCCAGGATCACTAGTTTAATTCGTGAAGTCCGTGAAGCAG GTGATGTTATTCTTTTCATCGATGAGGTTCACAATCTTGTTGGATCTGGAACTGCTGGAAAGGGTAAGGGTGCTGGCCTTGATATTAGCAATCTACTGAAGCCCCCGCTTGCCAGAGGTGAACTGCAG TGCATTGCAGCTACAACTTTAGATGAGCACCGGATGCATTTTGAGAAGGATAAGGCTTTGAACCGCAGGTTCCAGCCAGTATTTGTAGATGAGCCTAGCCAGGTAAAGATATTTTCCTTTGGAAGTTTAGTATGCATATGTTTGTTTCTTAACCATCCTTATAATATAATGCAGGAAGATGCTGTGAAAATATTACTTGGTCTCCGTGAGAATTATGAAACTTATCATAAATGCAAATTCACTCTAGAAGCCATCAATGCAGCAGTTTATTTGTCAGCAAGATATATCCCAGACAGACAGCTTCCTGATAAGGCTATTGATCTTATTGACGAAGCTGGCAGTAGAGCTCGAATTGAATCATATCAAAAGAAGAAGGAGGGACAGTCTTCCGTTCTCTTAAAGGAGCCGGATGAATACTGGCAGGAGATAAAAGCTGTCCAGGCCATGCATGAAGTG GTGTTATCTAACAAGATGAAATATTCTCCGAATGAGAATAAGCAACAGAATGCGAGTGTTAACACTGAAGGGCCACATCAGGATAAGGCTGAGTCAACAATTGAGGA GCCTATTGTAGTTGGAACAGAAGAAATTGCAAGAGTCGCCTCATTATGGTCGGGTATTCCAGTCCAGCAGCTGACTGCTGATGATAAAAAGATCTTAGTAGGACTGGATGATGAGCTTAGAAAGCGTGTTATTGGTCAAGATGACGCTGTTGCGGCGATATCGCGGGCAGTGAAGAGATCACGTGTAGGCCTCAGTGACCCTGACAGACCTATAGCTACGATGCTCTTTTGTGGTCCTACAGGGGTTGGTAAAACCGAGCTTACCAAAGCTCTTGCGGCGAGCTACTTTGGATCG GAATCTGCTATGCTTAGACtagacatgagtgaatacatGGAGAGGCACACAGTGAGCAAACTGATAGGCTCTCCTCCAGGGTACATTGGATATGGTGAAACTGGTACTTTGACAGAAGCAGTCAGGAGAAAACCATTCACCGTGGTACTGCTTGATGAGATAGAGAAAGCTCACCCTGATATTTTCAATATCCTTCTCCAAATTTTTGAAGACGGTCATCTGGCAGACTCACAG GGTCGCAGAGTTTCGTTCAAGAATACATTGATTGTCATGACATCAAACGTTGGTTCTACATCAATTTCAAACGGACGACGGAGCATGGGTTTCTCAACAGATGACACCGAATCAAGCCGATATGTCGCGGTGAAATCCCTCGTGATGGAAGAGCTGAAGGGATTCTTCCGTCCAGAATTGCTCAACAGAATCGATGAGACGGTTGTGTTCCGTCCTCTGGAACAGACTCAG ATGCTAGCAATTCTCGATATCCTCCTAGAGGAACTGAAGGGTAAGCTCTTGGCCGTCGGGATCGGCCTGGAGGTCTCCGACGCGATGAAGGAGCTGATCTGCCGAGAAGGCTACGACAAGAACTACGGCGCGCGGCCGCTGAGGAGAGCCATCACCCAACTGATGGAGGATGTCATCAGCGAAGCGATTCTTTTCGGCGAGTACAAGCCTGGCGACACGATACTGGTGGACACCGACAGCAAGGGGAAG